In Styela clava chromosome 6, kaStyClav1.hap1.2, whole genome shotgun sequence, the genomic window TTGATGAACTCAGAGAAAAGAACAAAGCTTTGGAagcaaaatacaacaaaaagtGTTCGGAACTGGAGGTATATGATTTTTTTCTACAAACAAGCCGATTATTGTTTCAACGATTTttcttgattttgaaaaaaattgattgtatGGTTTATGTTGAAATGGTTTTTCATTCGTTTGATGTTTCTATGATATGCTTCTGATTCAAAAGTAAATTCATTCTGAATAGTAAATTTTTCTTCCGATTACAGTAAACATATACCAGTGGATGGAATTTTTCATGAATTTATTAGGAGTTTATCCATTTGTTACAGACAAGGCTGCAAACAAAACGCAGACAGACTGCATACTGGTTCGGAGATATGTGTCTATTTTAAATGTTAACCTTGCACAAATATCTGTATCAAGAATTGTAGTTCAAATATAactatttttccttttttttagaTCAAACACAAATGTCTGATTGTATCTGAAGATCCCCATGGTCCTGGACATGCAATATGTGACAGTGCAAAGAAACATAACGCTGATATGATCATTGTCGGATCTAGGGGACTGGGAACACTAAGAAGAACCATACTCGGATCTGTGAGCACCTACGTCATACATCACAGCCATATACCTACATTGGTTTGTCCAGTTGGAGAATCATAATGATATAGTCACCAAAGAAATTTCTGTTGTATTTAAACTGTGGTGGCCAATACTTAAAATTCCGTGAAATTTTTTCGCTTGTGCAAGTATTTTTAAGTGAACAATGAGCAAACATGATTATCTGTTCTATAAAAAGTTGTTTGGCGTAGTTGAAATCACTTGATGTTTTATAAAAAGAACTGAAGTGACCGATGTAAAAAGTATTGTGCCTATATATGAATgattgtataatatatatattatgtaattttgatgattttcagaatttttttcttctaaattATCGTAGCAAAGTCTCAGCGCAATACCTTTTTGGAATTACATGAGTTAGCCTTGTATGTGTATTATTATAATTGTATTGACATTTATTCTTCGAATTTGGATTCATTAAATTAGGATTAGGGACCCTGTTACAAATTGTTTAAGTTAATACATATATGAAGCCGTTCCGTTGCATTGTGATTTCTATGTTGGTTTCCGAATATGGGTGATTTCTGTTGGATGAAAAAAGTCTACTCAAAGAGAGGAGTTTATTTTACGGGAGTGCACATGATCTTGCGTTCAATACAAATAAGCATAGAAAAGGGGTAATTGTGAGAAAATTGTACTTACATTTATTCGGATAGTTGGCCAAACGAAAATTTGATGAAATGTATATGCCTTGTGAAGCGGTTCTTTCATTTTCTGTGCCTCTGAACTTTCTATATCAGGCAGAAGAGTTGAAATTCGGGTCCCACTTTAATTGTTCATGTTAGCACTTTGTTAACTAGCTATCAGATTGTGGTTCAAGCTATTCTGAAAGTTGTTCTTTTAACGCTGAGTTTCTTTAGAGTTCGTATTACATAATTTTTAGTTAAACGCGGTCCTCGATTTGAATTCCGCACTAACTTTAAGGTATGCATGCTGGCAAGTGGAAACTCCGGTGCAACTGCGGTGATATGCAGTTTTCAAAGTAATGTAATAATGAATCCAACATTTTCCAAGGACATTAAAACTCTAGGGTGCTAAGTGATAGATGTCACAT contains:
- the LOC120330881 gene encoding universal stress protein YxiE-like isoform X3, with the translated sequence MAQKEQQTGTWDGVTRRILIAVDDSENSLAAFDYYVKHVNKPGDQLIAFHVSDQVKMPTYALFSEGVGFSPDQMMAMIDELREKNKALEAKYNKKCSELEIKHKCLIVSEDPHGPGHAICDSAKKHNADMIIVGSRGLGTLRRTILGSVSTYVIHHSHIPTLVCPVGES
- the LOC120330881 gene encoding universal stress protein YxiE-like isoform X1; the encoded protein is MAQKEQQTGTWDGVTRRILIAVDDSENSLAAFDYYVKHVNKPGDQLIAFHVSDQVKMPTYALFSDLMSGITEGVGFSPDQMMAMIDELREKNKALEAKYNKKCSELEIKHKCLIVSEDPHGPGHAICDSAKKHNADMIIVGSRGLGTLRRTILGSVSTYVIHHSHIPTLVCPVGES
- the LOC120330881 gene encoding universal stress protein YxiE-like isoform X2 gives rise to the protein MAQKEQQTGTWDGVTRRILIAVDDSENSLAAFDYYVKHVNKPGDQLIAFHVSDQVKMPTYALFSGITEGVGFSPDQMMAMIDELREKNKALEAKYNKKCSELEIKHKCLIVSEDPHGPGHAICDSAKKHNADMIIVGSRGLGTLRRTILGSVSTYVIHHSHIPTLVCPVGES